A window of the Scleropages formosus chromosome 5, fSclFor1.1, whole genome shotgun sequence genome harbors these coding sequences:
- the rhot2 gene encoding mitochondrial Rho GTPase 2 isoform X1 produces the protein MKRDVRILLLGEPKVGKTSLIMSLVGEEFPEEVPLRAEEITIPADVTPEKIPTHIVDYSESEQNDELLQEEIVKANVVCMVYDVTKEDTIEKIRTKWIPLVNGGVERGNKVPIILVGNKSDLCSSSSMESILPIMNQFSEIETCVECSAKNLKNISELFYYAQKAVLHPTAPLYDPEEKQLRPMCVRALSRIFHISDRDNDGILSDDELNFFQKSCFGNPLAPQALEDVKTVVWKNTSDGVQENGLTLNGFLFLNTLFIQRGRHETTWTILRKFGYDDTLELVDDYLYPQLRVPVDCTTELNHLGHQFLQMLFEKYDEDKDQALSPAELKNLFSVFPYMPWGTDVYASVSTNKEGFLSLHGFICQWTLTAYLDIHRCLEFLGYFGYPVLTEQESQTSAITVTREKAIDLEKGQTQRTVFLCKVIGPRGTGKTAFLQAFLGRDFSTQMSTPGAFSYFTINTVQVSNQEKYLILYEVDVDTEFLKASDAACDVACLMYDVSDPKSFSYCASIYKQHYMDSSIPCVVVASKSDLPEEKQQHGISPADFCYKHRLPAPLPFSCISLDTRSTAIYSRLAWAAMLPHLNNSDMTTTSFWLRVTLGAAVLSVLGFTIYRAFIKQK, from the exons CTAAGGTTGGGAAGACGTCCCTCATCATGTCTCTTGTTGGGGAGGAATTCCCAGAGGAG GTGCCCCTTCGTGCTGAAGAAATAACCATCCCTGCTGATGTCACGCCAGAGAAGATTCCAACACACATTGTTGATTACTCAG AAAGTGAGCAGAATGATGAGCTGTTACAAGAAGAAATTGTGAAG GCTAACGTTGTCTGCATGGTGTATGACGTCACCAAGGAAGACACAATAGAGAAG atccgAACTAAATGGATCCCCTTAGTGAATGGAGGAGTAGAGAGGGGGAATAA GGTACCTATCATCTTGGTTGGAAACAAATCAGATCTGTGTTCATCAAGCTCCATGGAGTCCATCCTGCCCATCATGAATCAATTCTCTGAGATTGAGACCTGTGTGGAA tGCTCTGCTAAGAACTTGAAGAACATCTCTGAGTTGTTTTACTATGCCCAGAAGGCTGTGCTTCATCCAACTGCTCCACTCTACGACCCTGAAGAAAAACAG CTCAGGCCCATGTGTGTTCGAGCCTTGAGCCGAATTTTCCACATATCTGACCGAGATAATGATGGGATATTAAGTGATGATGAGCTCAACTTTTTTCAG AAATCATGCTTTGGGAATCCACTAGCACCACAGGCCCTGGAAGATGTCAAGACAGTGGTGTGGAAGAACACAAGTGATGGTGTACAGGAAAATGGACTGACACTGAATG GCTTTCTCTTTCTCAACACACTTTTCATCCAGAGGGGTCGGCATGAGACAACATGGACCATCTTGAGGAAGTTTGGCTATGATGACACACTGGAGCTGGTAGATGACTACCTGTACCCTCA gCTTCGTGTTCCAGTGGACTGCACCACAGAACTCAACCATCTTGGCCATCAGTTCCTTCAGATGCTGTTTGAAAAGTATGATGAG GATAAGGATCAAGCCCTTTCCCCTGCTGAGTTGAAGAATCTCTTCAGTGTGTTTCCGTATATGCCATGGGGCACAGATGTGTATGCTTCTGTCTCGACTAACAAGGAGGGTTTCCTATCCTTACATGGCTTCATCTGTCAGTGGAC ATTGACTGCATACCTAGATATCCATCGCTGTCTGGAGTTCCTTGGTTACTTTGGCTACCCTGTTCTTACCGAGCAAGAGTCCCAAACTTCAGCTATAACGG TGACCAGAGAGAAAGCCATAGACCTAGAGAAAGGGCAGACTCAGCGCACTGTGTTCCTCTGCAAAGTGATTGGACCACGTGGCACAGGCAAGACTGCCTTTCTACAGGCCTTTCTGGGCCGTGACTTTTCG ACACAAATGAGTACACCAGGAGCCTTTTCCTACTTTACCATAAACACGGTCCAAGTCAGCAACCAGGAGAAGTATTTAATT CTCTATGAGGTGGATGTTGATACAGAGTTCCTCAAAGCTTCTGATGCTGCTTGTGATGTGGCCTGCCTGATGTATGATGTTAGTGACCCCAAATCCTTCAGCTATTGTGCCAGTATCTACAAG CAACATTATATGGACTCCAGCATTCCCTGTGTTGTGGTGGCTTCCAAGTCAGACCTCCCTGAGGAGAAACAGCAGCATGGAATCTCTCCTGCTGATTTCTGCTATAAGCATCGCCTACCTGCCCCCCTGCCCTTTTCCTGTATCAGCTTGGATACAAGAAGCACAGCCATCTACTCCAGGCTAGCATGGGCAGCCATGCTCCC ACATCTTAACAATTCTGACATGACGACCACCTCCTTCTGGTTAAGAGTGACACTAGGAGCAGCTGTTTTGTCAGTTCTGGGCTTCACCATCTATCGAGCTTTCATCAAACAGAAATAG
- the rhot2 gene encoding mitochondrial Rho GTPase 2 isoform X2: MVYDVTKEDTIEKIRTKWIPLVNGGVERGNKVPIILVGNKSDLCSSSSMESILPIMNQFSEIETCVECSAKNLKNISELFYYAQKAVLHPTAPLYDPEEKQLRPMCVRALSRIFHISDRDNDGILSDDELNFFQKSCFGNPLAPQALEDVKTVVWKNTSDGVQENGLTLNGFLFLNTLFIQRGRHETTWTILRKFGYDDTLELVDDYLYPQLRVPVDCTTELNHLGHQFLQMLFEKYDEDKDQALSPAELKNLFSVFPYMPWGTDVYASVSTNKEGFLSLHGFICQWTLTAYLDIHRCLEFLGYFGYPVLTEQESQTSAITVTREKAIDLEKGQTQRTVFLCKVIGPRGTGKTAFLQAFLGRDFSTQMSTPGAFSYFTINTVQVSNQEKYLILYEVDVDTEFLKASDAACDVACLMYDVSDPKSFSYCASIYKQHYMDSSIPCVVVASKSDLPEEKQQHGISPADFCYKHRLPAPLPFSCISLDTRSTAIYSRLAWAAMLPHLNNSDMTTTSFWLRVTLGAAVLSVLGFTIYRAFIKQK, encoded by the exons ATGGTGTATGACGTCACCAAGGAAGACACAATAGAGAAG atccgAACTAAATGGATCCCCTTAGTGAATGGAGGAGTAGAGAGGGGGAATAA GGTACCTATCATCTTGGTTGGAAACAAATCAGATCTGTGTTCATCAAGCTCCATGGAGTCCATCCTGCCCATCATGAATCAATTCTCTGAGATTGAGACCTGTGTGGAA tGCTCTGCTAAGAACTTGAAGAACATCTCTGAGTTGTTTTACTATGCCCAGAAGGCTGTGCTTCATCCAACTGCTCCACTCTACGACCCTGAAGAAAAACAG CTCAGGCCCATGTGTGTTCGAGCCTTGAGCCGAATTTTCCACATATCTGACCGAGATAATGATGGGATATTAAGTGATGATGAGCTCAACTTTTTTCAG AAATCATGCTTTGGGAATCCACTAGCACCACAGGCCCTGGAAGATGTCAAGACAGTGGTGTGGAAGAACACAAGTGATGGTGTACAGGAAAATGGACTGACACTGAATG GCTTTCTCTTTCTCAACACACTTTTCATCCAGAGGGGTCGGCATGAGACAACATGGACCATCTTGAGGAAGTTTGGCTATGATGACACACTGGAGCTGGTAGATGACTACCTGTACCCTCA gCTTCGTGTTCCAGTGGACTGCACCACAGAACTCAACCATCTTGGCCATCAGTTCCTTCAGATGCTGTTTGAAAAGTATGATGAG GATAAGGATCAAGCCCTTTCCCCTGCTGAGTTGAAGAATCTCTTCAGTGTGTTTCCGTATATGCCATGGGGCACAGATGTGTATGCTTCTGTCTCGACTAACAAGGAGGGTTTCCTATCCTTACATGGCTTCATCTGTCAGTGGAC ATTGACTGCATACCTAGATATCCATCGCTGTCTGGAGTTCCTTGGTTACTTTGGCTACCCTGTTCTTACCGAGCAAGAGTCCCAAACTTCAGCTATAACGG TGACCAGAGAGAAAGCCATAGACCTAGAGAAAGGGCAGACTCAGCGCACTGTGTTCCTCTGCAAAGTGATTGGACCACGTGGCACAGGCAAGACTGCCTTTCTACAGGCCTTTCTGGGCCGTGACTTTTCG ACACAAATGAGTACACCAGGAGCCTTTTCCTACTTTACCATAAACACGGTCCAAGTCAGCAACCAGGAGAAGTATTTAATT CTCTATGAGGTGGATGTTGATACAGAGTTCCTCAAAGCTTCTGATGCTGCTTGTGATGTGGCCTGCCTGATGTATGATGTTAGTGACCCCAAATCCTTCAGCTATTGTGCCAGTATCTACAAG CAACATTATATGGACTCCAGCATTCCCTGTGTTGTGGTGGCTTCCAAGTCAGACCTCCCTGAGGAGAAACAGCAGCATGGAATCTCTCCTGCTGATTTCTGCTATAAGCATCGCCTACCTGCCCCCCTGCCCTTTTCCTGTATCAGCTTGGATACAAGAAGCACAGCCATCTACTCCAGGCTAGCATGGGCAGCCATGCTCCC ACATCTTAACAATTCTGACATGACGACCACCTCCTTCTGGTTAAGAGTGACACTAGGAGCAGCTGTTTTGTCAGTTCTGGGCTTCACCATCTATCGAGCTTTCATCAAACAGAAATAG